The proteins below come from a single Gossypium raimondii isolate GPD5lz chromosome 2, ASM2569854v1, whole genome shotgun sequence genomic window:
- the LOC105788520 gene encoding uncharacterized protein LOC105788520 isoform X2 — protein sequence MITMQDPIGIPACFSSGEKPTDHDLAVTRSGQSVFMSVYRTKMADHCRLITVTWCKNLLLHGLSISVEGPEGESQYTCKIELKPWYFWRKQGSKRFTVDDGKPVDIFWDLKSAKFNGETEPGSDYYVAVVSEEEIVLLLGDLKQDAYRKTGCRPANFNPIFVSRKEHIFGKKKFSSRAKFHEKGRFHEISIECKSGVDDEPEMEMRIDGQLVLHVKHLQWKFRVSSAPSEGFNHNGLSEYCLFVYAWKVE from the exons ATG ATAACCATGCAAGACCCAATCGGGATTCCCGCTTGTTTTTCATCAGGTGAGAAGCCAACCGACCATGATCTGGCGGTAACCAGGTCGGGTCAGAGTGTTTTCATGTCAGTTTACCGTACAAAAATGGCGGATCACTGTCGTTTGATCACCGTCACTTGGTGCAAGAATCTGTTGCTTCATGGTCTTTCCATATCGGTGGAAGGTCCCGAGGGGGAGTCTCAGTATACCTGCAAAATCGAGCTTAAACCATGGTATTTTTGGAGGAAACAAGGCTCCAAACGCTTCACGGTCGATGATGGTAAACCCGTTGATATCTTCTGGGACTTGAAATCTGCTAAATTCAACGGCGAAACCGAGCCTGGATCTGATTACTACGTTGCTGTTGTTAGCGAGGAAGAGATTGTTTTACTCCTTGGGGATCTAAAGCAAGATGCTTATAGGAAAACCGGATGCAGGCCTGCAAATTTTAACCCCATTTTTGTCTCGAGAAAAGAGCATATATTTGGGAAAAAGAAGTTCAGTTCAAGAgctaaatttcatgaaaaaggTAGGTTTCATGAGATCTCAATCGAATGCAAGAGTGGGGTTGATGATGAACCTGAAATGGAGATGAGAATTGATGGACAATTGGTCCTACATGTCAAGCATCTCCAATGGAAATTTAGAG TGAGCAGTGCTCCATCAGAAGGGTTTAATCACAATGGATTGTCTGAATATTGCTTGTTTGTGTATGCGTGGAAAGTTGAATGA
- the LOC105788520 gene encoding uncharacterized protein LOC105788520 isoform X1, with protein sequence MITMQDPIGIPACFSSGEKPTDHDLAVTRSGQSVFMSVYRTKMADHCRLITVTWCKNLLLHGLSISVEGPEGESQYTCKIELKPWYFWRKQGSKRFTVDDGKPVDIFWDLKSAKFNGETEPGSDYYVAVVSEEEIVLLLGDLKQDAYRKTGCRPANFNPIFVSRKEHIFGKKKFSSRAKFHEKGRFHEISIECKSGVDDEPEMEMRIDGQLVLHVKHLQWKFRGNESIYVNKTRVELYWNVHDWLFNPGLRHALFIFKPISSSSSSSSETVSSAPSEGFNHNGLSEYCLFVYAWKVE encoded by the exons ATG ATAACCATGCAAGACCCAATCGGGATTCCCGCTTGTTTTTCATCAGGTGAGAAGCCAACCGACCATGATCTGGCGGTAACCAGGTCGGGTCAGAGTGTTTTCATGTCAGTTTACCGTACAAAAATGGCGGATCACTGTCGTTTGATCACCGTCACTTGGTGCAAGAATCTGTTGCTTCATGGTCTTTCCATATCGGTGGAAGGTCCCGAGGGGGAGTCTCAGTATACCTGCAAAATCGAGCTTAAACCATGGTATTTTTGGAGGAAACAAGGCTCCAAACGCTTCACGGTCGATGATGGTAAACCCGTTGATATCTTCTGGGACTTGAAATCTGCTAAATTCAACGGCGAAACCGAGCCTGGATCTGATTACTACGTTGCTGTTGTTAGCGAGGAAGAGATTGTTTTACTCCTTGGGGATCTAAAGCAAGATGCTTATAGGAAAACCGGATGCAGGCCTGCAAATTTTAACCCCATTTTTGTCTCGAGAAAAGAGCATATATTTGGGAAAAAGAAGTTCAGTTCAAGAgctaaatttcatgaaaaaggTAGGTTTCATGAGATCTCAATCGAATGCAAGAGTGGGGTTGATGATGAACCTGAAATGGAGATGAGAATTGATGGACAATTGGTCCTACATGTCAAGCATCTCCAATGGAAATTTAGAGGTAATGAGTCCATTTACGTCAACAAAACAAGAGTTGAACTTTATTGGAATGTTCATGATTGGCTTTTTAACCCTGGTTTAAGGCATGCTTTGTTTATATTCAAGcctatttcttcttcttcttcttcttcatctgaaacAGTGAGCAGTGCTCCATCAGAAGGGTTTAATCACAATGGATTGTCTGAATATTGCTTGTTTGTGTATGCGTGGAAAGTTGAATGA